The Brasilonema sennae CENA114 genome includes a region encoding these proteins:
- the cysT gene encoding sulfate ABC transporter permease subunit CysT, with product MSVLSSTLSIQRFHRSLLQGLALTYISFIILLPLSVIFLEASKRSWQELWQVITAPVAVEAYKLSFGAALLAALINSIFGVILAWILVRYEFPGRRLADGLVDLPFAMPSVVAGIALVSLYGSGGVLGHYLDPGTFLGNSLQQLGIKQVNLTSSVLGVVFAKVFVTLPFVVRTVQPVLMEIEPEVEEAAHTLGANAWQTFWRILFPQLLPAILTGFTLAFARAVGEYGVVLIISGNIPYETMISSVYIYRRLEEYDYSGATAVAIVLLLFSLVILICTNLVQWWSLRYER from the coding sequence ATGTCAGTTCTCTCATCGACTTTATCAATTCAGCGCTTCCATAGATCACTTTTGCAGGGTTTAGCCCTGACGTACATTAGCTTTATTATTCTTCTGCCCTTGAGCGTCATCTTCCTAGAAGCTTCCAAACGTTCTTGGCAAGAATTGTGGCAGGTGATCACAGCTCCTGTTGCTGTGGAAGCGTATAAACTTTCCTTTGGTGCTGCTTTGTTGGCTGCTTTAATTAACAGCATCTTTGGGGTTATTCTAGCCTGGATACTCGTACGCTATGAGTTTCCAGGTAGACGCTTAGCTGATGGTTTGGTGGATTTACCTTTTGCCATGCCTTCTGTGGTTGCTGGAATTGCTTTAGTCTCTCTCTACGGTTCTGGTGGTGTTCTCGGACATTACCTTGATCCGGGAACATTCTTAGGAAACAGTTTACAACAGCTTGGTATCAAGCAGGTAAACTTGACCTCATCTGTGTTGGGAGTTGTTTTTGCTAAAGTTTTCGTAACGCTTCCTTTTGTCGTCAGAACCGTGCAACCCGTTCTCATGGAGATTGAACCAGAAGTCGAGGAAGCAGCACATACTTTGGGAGCAAATGCTTGGCAAACATTTTGGCGAATTCTTTTTCCGCAATTATTACCTGCAATTTTGACAGGGTTTACGCTGGCTTTTGCGCGTGCGGTTGGGGAGTATGGTGTCGTTTTGATAATTTCCGGTAATATTCCTTATGAAACGATGATTAGCTCTGTCTACATCTACCGTCGATTGGAAGAATATGACTATAGCGGTGCAACGGCGGTGGCGATCGTGCTTCTGTTGTTTTCTCTAGTCATTTTAATTTGTACCAATCTCGTGCAATGGTGGAGTCTGCGGTATGAGAGGTAG
- the cysW gene encoding sulfate ABC transporter permease subunit CysW: MRGSLQAKQRSFPWGRYLLIAIGLSFLAIVVVFPLLNIFYQAFAQGISAYLTGIRTPEARHALFLTLAIALIAVPMNTGFGILIAWILARYSFPGKFLLLLIIDLPLAISPTVVGLMFILLYSQTVGIFGSWLEAANIKVIFALPGMILTTMFVTFPFVIREVLPTLQSMELAQEEAAQTLGANSWQIFWRVIFPSIRWALLYGVILCTSRAIGEFGAVSVVSGKLIGDTNTLTLHIERVYSEYDTIAAFACASLLAFLALLTLIGQELLRTVEKPRDFTP, translated from the coding sequence ATGAGAGGTAGCTTACAAGCAAAGCAACGATCATTCCCTTGGGGACGCTATTTGTTGATTGCGATTGGTTTATCTTTCTTGGCGATCGTCGTTGTTTTTCCTCTATTGAATATTTTTTATCAAGCGTTTGCTCAAGGTATTTCAGCTTACTTGACAGGAATTAGAACACCAGAAGCTCGTCATGCCCTGTTTTTAACTTTGGCGATCGCCTTAATTGCAGTTCCCATGAATACTGGTTTTGGGATTTTAATTGCCTGGATTCTCGCGCGATACTCTTTTCCCGGTAAATTTCTGTTACTCTTAATTATCGATTTGCCATTAGCCATTTCACCTACCGTTGTTGGTTTAATGTTCATCCTTCTTTACAGCCAAACCGTAGGTATATTTGGTTCTTGGTTAGAAGCTGCAAATATAAAAGTTATCTTTGCTCTACCTGGGATGATTTTGACAACCATGTTTGTCACCTTTCCGTTTGTGATCCGAGAAGTCCTCCCGACGCTGCAAAGCATGGAACTTGCACAGGAAGAAGCAGCGCAAACACTAGGAGCAAATTCCTGGCAGATTTTCTGGCGCGTGATTTTTCCTTCTATTCGCTGGGCGTTACTTTACGGGGTGATACTTTGTACCTCTAGGGCAATTGGAGAATTTGGAGCCGTCTCGGTTGTCTCAGGTAAATTGATTGGAGATACGAACACCCTAACATTACATATAGAACGAGTTTATAGCGAATACGATACTATTGCGGCCTTCGCCTGTGCGTCGCTTCTAGCTTTCTTAGCATTATTGACTTTAATTGGACAAGAGTTGCTGCGAACAGTAGAAAAACCAAGAGATTTTACTCCTTAA
- a CDS encoding PstS family phosphate ABC transporter substrate-binding protein: MTSSTLFKSEITLSVIVLLLFSLGGYFLWHQVQSSATLSNEKVSANTSSDIQNYTSMKEVPNLPQGTFNFGGSLIFASLMAQGTHKAINQTHPNFILRYTEPVDNQPGTGKGIEMLLKGQLSFALSGRPLEDAEYKQAIERGFTLDQVAVAIDGLGCYTHPDISIPGLSVTQLQEIYMGKITNWKEVGGPDLRIVPFSINVKTTALLKTLLGSKVGSVSPKVRSSRDYTVLVRDVGTTPGAIGIGAAMLVVTQHTVRPVALAAGNTNKYVPAMTENHKLNMAAFRDSSYPITRYLYVIIRRDGRADEQAGVGYANLLLSKEGQQFVEKAGLVPIR, from the coding sequence ATGACTAGCTCTACACTGTTCAAGAGTGAGATTACTTTGTCAGTCATAGTGTTGCTGCTTTTTAGTCTAGGAGGCTACTTTCTTTGGCACCAAGTTCAATCGTCAGCAACTCTCAGCAATGAGAAAGTTTCTGCCAACACCTCTTCTGATATCCAAAATTACACTTCCATGAAGGAAGTTCCGAATTTGCCACAGGGTACATTCAACTTTGGTGGCTCCCTCATTTTTGCATCTTTAATGGCTCAAGGTACACACAAGGCTATCAACCAAACTCACCCAAATTTTATCCTACGCTACACTGAGCCAGTTGACAACCAACCTGGTACTGGTAAAGGAATTGAGATGCTGCTCAAAGGTCAACTGAGCTTTGCTTTGTCCGGTCGTCCTCTTGAGGATGCTGAGTATAAACAAGCAATTGAGCGCGGTTTTACATTGGATCAAGTCGCAGTTGCGATTGATGGGCTTGGCTGTTATACCCATCCAGATATTTCCATTCCTGGACTGTCGGTGACTCAACTCCAAGAAATTTACATGGGCAAAATCACCAACTGGAAAGAAGTCGGAGGACCAGACTTGCGGATAGTCCCTTTTAGTATCAACGTTAAAACAACCGCTTTGCTCAAAACACTTCTTGGTTCAAAAGTTGGCAGTGTTAGCCCTAAGGTACGTTCCAGTCGTGACTACACTGTACTTGTTCGTGATGTTGGCACTACTCCAGGAGCAATTGGTATCGGCGCAGCAATGCTAGTTGTCACTCAGCACACGGTTCGCCCTGTAGCCTTGGCTGCTGGTAACACCAACAAGTATGTACCAGCTATGACTGAGAATCATAAACTGAATATGGCAGCGTTCCGGGATAGCTCGTACCCTATAACCAGGTACTTGTATGTCATCATTCGTCGGGATGGTAGAGCCGATGAACAAGCTGGAGTTGGTTATGCTAATCTGTTGCTGTCTAAAGAAGGTCAACAATTTGTTGAAAAAGCAGGCTTAGTACCAATTCGGTGA
- a CDS encoding Ycf66 family protein produces MLAYILALTVGLGSVALYIAAFFFPEIHRKNDFILSGVGLFYALVLWIFARRITGGLLLGHVASVALLGWFGWQTLSLRRQLTPKIQQTQIPSTETVKTNIQQQVSGLSLPQKLVQLPKSIVGSFSGLKNRVQTVGKKTPEKSKTAQTPAPTAKPKVEVVDGRTPVTKQPPVTPPATTDTEAKTPTAEAPAPPVIEVIPQAVPPNPPSPELVEAAQAQTETEEKTAPVVEVLPPAEVPPNPPNSNT; encoded by the coding sequence ATGCTGGCATATATCCTAGCGTTGACTGTCGGTCTTGGAAGTGTAGCACTTTACATAGCAGCTTTCTTTTTTCCTGAAATCCACCGTAAGAATGATTTTATTTTGAGTGGTGTAGGACTGTTCTACGCCTTAGTCTTATGGATATTTGCCCGACGCATTACTGGGGGTCTTTTGCTGGGTCATGTGGCTAGTGTGGCTCTTTTGGGTTGGTTTGGCTGGCAAACGCTGTCGTTACGTCGTCAACTCACACCAAAGATACAACAAACTCAGATACCCAGCACTGAAACAGTAAAAACAAACATTCAACAGCAAGTCTCTGGGTTGTCGCTTCCACAAAAACTTGTTCAATTGCCAAAAAGTATTGTTGGTAGTTTTTCAGGGCTGAAAAACCGAGTCCAAACTGTGGGTAAAAAGACACCTGAAAAGTCTAAAACGGCACAAACTCCTGCACCCACAGCCAAACCAAAGGTTGAGGTTGTCGATGGACGCACTCCAGTCACAAAGCAACCACCAGTTACCCCACCTGCTACCACTGATACCGAAGCAAAAACTCCAACAGCAGAAGCACCAGCACCTCCAGTTATAGAGGTGATCCCGCAAGCAGTCCCACCAAATCCCCCATCGCCGGAATTAGTGGAAGCGGCTCAAGCACAGACGGAAACTGAGGAAAAAACAGCACCTGTGGTGGAAGTTCTTCCCCCAGCAGAAGTACCACCAAATCCTCCAAATTCAAATACTTAA
- a CDS encoding LysR family transcriptional regulator — MSRLQDLEVFVQVVNSGNFAKAAVALDINPSAISRRITQLENQLGVRLFNRTTRSLSLTEVGERYFNRCLNILADLEEADREAKQHSQAPQGLLHVSCSTMFAHRHLLTRIPEFLAHYPRLSIQLVLSDDVVDVVGEGIDVAIRISELANSSLITRRLVSDRRITCAAPVYLDRYGTPKTPDDLANHNCIALNAYKTTLNQWRFRDPVGLREIRVAGNFTVNSGVALYEAVLAGLGIARVSAFLADQALRSGQLIPILCECEDKNDVGIYAIFPSNRYLLPKVQCFVEFLVKSCLDNGNTTI; from the coding sequence ATGAGTCGTCTACAAGATTTAGAAGTCTTTGTGCAAGTGGTCAACAGTGGCAATTTTGCAAAAGCGGCAGTGGCTTTAGACATTAATCCGTCTGCAATCAGCCGTCGCATTACTCAGCTTGAAAATCAACTTGGGGTGCGTCTGTTCAATCGCACCACTCGTAGCCTCAGCTTGACCGAAGTGGGAGAACGCTACTTCAACCGTTGTCTCAACATTTTGGCAGATTTGGAGGAAGCTGATCGCGAAGCAAAACAGCACAGCCAAGCGCCCCAAGGATTACTCCACGTCAGTTGTTCGACTATGTTTGCCCATCGCCATCTGCTTACGCGGATTCCTGAGTTTTTGGCACACTACCCGCGCTTAAGCATTCAACTGGTGCTGAGTGATGATGTGGTTGATGTGGTCGGTGAGGGCATAGACGTAGCAATTCGCATTAGTGAACTGGCAAATTCTTCACTTATTACACGTCGGTTAGTGTCTGATCGCCGCATTACTTGTGCGGCTCCGGTTTATCTTGATCGCTATGGAACACCGAAGACTCCTGATGATTTGGCTAATCACAACTGCATCGCATTGAATGCATACAAAACAACTTTGAATCAATGGCGCTTTCGCGATCCAGTTGGACTCAGAGAAATTAGGGTAGCTGGAAATTTTACAGTCAATAGTGGGGTAGCGCTGTACGAGGCTGTACTGGCAGGTTTGGGAATCGCTCGTGTGTCAGCATTTTTGGCAGATCAGGCGTTGCGTTCAGGGCAACTGATTCCCATTCTTTGTGAGTGTGAAGATAAGAATGATGTTGGAATTTATGCCATATTTCCAAGTAATCGTTATCTACTTCCTAAAGTGCAATGCTTTGTCGAATTTCTGGTCAAAAGCTGTTTAGACAACGGAAACACAACTATTTAG
- a CDS encoding SDR family NAD(P)-dependent oxidoreductase, producing MINRSKKQQSSRRQVIQTGIAGIAGAATVGFTTKVNAQQPIPKPANSKNRFAGKVVLITGATSGIGRAAAIAFAREGAKVGFCGRRENLGTEVEQQIKKNGGDATYVKADVTQPKEVESFVNRIVEKYGQLNVAFNNAGDVLSKPLHEITVDEWDWVQNTNLRGVFLAMKYQIPHMLKRGGNIVITASQHTVATRPGMAAYAAAKRALLGLVQAATLDYGQLGIRVNMLSPGITDTPLFQRTTGGSKEKVEAARQLVDGLKRIATAEEIAEAALFLASNDCPYITGVSLLADGGMMSGL from the coding sequence ATGATTAACCGCAGTAAAAAGCAACAGTCTAGCCGTCGCCAAGTCATTCAAACTGGAATTGCTGGAATTGCTGGAGCCGCTACGGTTGGATTTACGACAAAAGTGAATGCTCAACAGCCTATACCCAAACCCGCAAATTCAAAGAACCGCTTTGCTGGAAAAGTAGTCTTGATCACTGGAGCAACGTCTGGAATTGGGCGTGCGGCGGCGATCGCCTTTGCCCGTGAAGGAGCCAAAGTTGGCTTCTGCGGACGTAGGGAAAACTTGGGAACCGAGGTAGAACAGCAGATTAAGAAGAATGGTGGCGATGCCACTTACGTTAAGGCGGACGTGACGCAGCCCAAAGAAGTTGAATCGTTTGTCAACCGTATCGTTGAAAAATATGGTCAATTGAATGTGGCATTTAACAATGCTGGTGATGTACTTTCAAAGCCACTCCACGAGATCACAGTTGATGAGTGGGACTGGGTTCAGAACACAAATCTACGGGGCGTTTTCCTCGCAATGAAATACCAGATTCCTCACATGCTGAAGCGGGGTGGAAACATTGTAATTACTGCTTCTCAGCATACCGTAGCTACTCGACCAGGTATGGCTGCCTATGCAGCTGCCAAACGAGCACTACTGGGTTTAGTGCAGGCGGCAACACTGGATTATGGACAGCTAGGAATCCGAGTTAACATGCTCTCGCCGGGGATTACGGATACGCCTCTGTTTCAACGGACAACGGGAGGCTCAAAGGAGAAGGTAGAAGCTGCTCGACAATTGGTGGATGGACTGAAGCGGATTGCAACAGCGGAGGAGATTGCCGAAGCTGCGTTATTCCTTGCGTCCAACGATTGTCCTTACATCACGGGTGTTTCTCTCTTAGCAGATGGCGGCATGATGTCTGGGTTGTAG
- a CDS encoding carboxymuconolactone decarboxylase family protein encodes MPQTSQRMRRSLLTSAIATLTTFVLGIVTQKQTQAQSNRSGDRYTRGIETLKRVGGKEYDRATRPLEPFSPDLSRMVVEHVFGDVVSRSGLDLKQREIATVAALTAIGSVRPALKFHIHGMLNVGCSPQEVIEIILNAVVYAGFPAAQDGMTIAREVFKERKIQFQPVSARPQGDRYQLGIQNLQQTEGDRVKTIATRFANLAPDLPRLIIEFARGEIWNRRGLSLKSREFATLAMVTALGNQSNSVEAHVEGALRAGATETEIKELLLQMTVYAGYPKTLAAVTAAQQIFADLKQRGIPAASPQPDLESRRQAESNEARYRRGLEALNQISKASGEAVVKSFEDIAPDLGRYIVEFSYGDVFSRPNLDLKTRELATVSALTALNTTASELPLEVHVNGALNVGANRQEIVEAIMHMIPYVGFVKVQQAMALAEAAFKKRNV; translated from the coding sequence ATGCCACAAACCTCTCAACGGATGCGGCGATCGCTCCTTACCTCAGCAATTGCGACTCTGACAACATTTGTTTTGGGAATCGTAACTCAAAAGCAAACACAAGCTCAATCAAATCGCTCAGGCGATCGCTATACTCGCGGCATCGAGACACTCAAGCGAGTTGGGGGTAAAGAGTACGATCGCGCAACTCGCCCACTGGAGCCGTTCTCACCAGATTTAAGCCGGATGGTTGTTGAGCATGTATTTGGCGATGTTGTATCCCGATCCGGACTTGATTTGAAACAGCGAGAAATTGCGACTGTGGCGGCATTGACTGCGATCGGCTCGGTTCGTCCTGCCCTCAAATTTCACATTCATGGAATGCTGAATGTGGGTTGTAGTCCTCAAGAAGTGATAGAAATAATTCTGAATGCGGTCGTGTATGCTGGATTTCCAGCCGCACAAGATGGGATGACGATCGCACGGGAAGTTTTCAAAGAACGTAAAATCCAGTTTCAGCCAGTTTCAGCAAGACCGCAAGGCGATCGCTATCAACTCGGCATTCAGAATTTGCAGCAAACAGAAGGCGATAGAGTCAAAACAATTGCAACTCGGTTTGCAAACCTTGCACCAGATTTACCACGGTTAATCATCGAATTCGCACGTGGTGAAATTTGGAATCGGCGTGGACTCAGCCTCAAATCCCGCGAGTTCGCCACTCTAGCAATGGTGACGGCTCTGGGAAATCAGAGTAATTCGGTTGAGGCTCACGTCGAAGGTGCATTGCGAGCAGGTGCAACTGAGACTGAAATTAAAGAGTTACTGTTGCAAATGACAGTGTATGCAGGGTATCCCAAAACACTGGCTGCTGTTACTGCTGCGCAGCAGATATTTGCAGATCTCAAGCAACGGGGAATTCCTGCTGCCAGTCCGCAACCGGATCTAGAAAGTCGGCGGCAAGCAGAAAGCAATGAAGCGCGTTATCGTCGGGGTTTAGAAGCTTTAAACCAAATTAGCAAAGCATCGGGCGAGGCAGTAGTGAAAAGCTTTGAAGATATTGCTCCCGACCTGGGACGCTATATTGTGGAATTCTCTTATGGTGATGTGTTTTCTCGTCCAAATTTGGATCTTAAAACCCGCGAACTTGCGACCGTTTCTGCACTGACTGCATTGAATACAACTGCCTCAGAACTGCCGCTCGAGGTGCATGTCAATGGAGCATTAAACGTTGGAGCCAATCGTCAAGAGATTGTTGAAGCAATTATGCATATGATTCCCTATGTTGGCTTTGTCAAAGTGCAGCAGGCAATGGCTTTAGCGGAAGCAGCGTTTAAGAAACGAAATGTTTAA
- a CDS encoding lactonase family protein: MNSKKRFALKTRSAILVPRGYAIAFIIAFLTLILISTQLSNAQSLKQLPRFAGRYIAAISDGDFLASTYSDGKLPAPGVSDQLSILTLPLNGKQEALAPRIAQINASNSVTGAPYALALSPDSRTAFVVETLGAMPVGATRREQLPPGNQLVAINLSNPRHPTVCGRMAVAPKPETVHIHPDGDLLAISTQTPDKEIILIPVQNCQIAQPSEFSLQQLGIQSDPARFQNGLYVSQVQWHPSGRFLAINLDYRDEIAFYELQRNLQGNLQLIPWGRPVKVGKDPFTGQFTPDGRFYLSSNWGRNFGAEVKTLEQRIPETGGTVSVIQLAELNSSASQVQHRVVSTAIADNSPESLTISPDSSKVVTVNMRGTAFPTNSFRFTRQATLSLMTLDPTSGQLTKINDYPFEGILPESAAFDASGNFLVVAVYDYFTPKPEGGIEFWQVLEKPKPKLQRTGYVVDVGRGVHQVLVARS, translated from the coding sequence ATGAATAGCAAGAAACGTTTTGCCTTGAAAACTCGAAGCGCGATTCTGGTTCCGAGAGGCTACGCGATCGCATTTATCATCGCCTTCCTGACACTGATCTTAATTTCAACTCAACTCAGTAATGCTCAATCGCTAAAGCAATTACCAAGGTTTGCAGGTCGCTACATTGCTGCCATTTCAGACGGTGATTTTCTTGCTAGTACTTATAGTGATGGTAAGCTACCTGCTCCAGGTGTGAGCGATCAGTTATCGATCTTGACTTTGCCACTCAACGGCAAACAGGAAGCGTTGGCACCGAGAATCGCACAAATCAATGCTTCCAACTCAGTTACCGGAGCACCTTATGCGCTGGCTCTATCACCCGATAGTCGCACAGCTTTTGTCGTTGAAACCCTCGGCGCTATGCCAGTTGGTGCGACTCGCAGAGAACAACTTCCACCCGGAAATCAACTAGTTGCGATCAATCTATCAAATCCGCGTCACCCCACTGTTTGTGGTCGAATGGCAGTTGCTCCCAAACCCGAAACAGTCCACATTCACCCAGACGGAGATTTACTGGCAATTTCAACCCAGACTCCAGACAAAGAAATTATCCTGATTCCAGTTCAAAATTGTCAAATTGCTCAACCCAGCGAATTTTCACTACAACAGTTAGGCATTCAATCTGATCCAGCGCGATTTCAAAATGGATTGTATGTCAGTCAAGTGCAGTGGCATCCCTCTGGGCGCTTCCTTGCTATAAATTTGGATTATCGTGATGAAATTGCCTTCTATGAACTACAGCGTAATCTTCAAGGTAATCTACAACTGATTCCTTGGGGTCGCCCAGTGAAAGTGGGTAAAGATCCTTTTACGGGGCAGTTCACCCCAGATGGACGCTTTTATCTCAGCAGCAATTGGGGGCGCAATTTTGGCGCAGAAGTTAAAACCTTAGAACAGCGGATACCCGAAACGGGAGGAACCGTATCGGTGATTCAACTTGCAGAGTTGAATTCTTCTGCATCCCAGGTTCAGCATCGTGTTGTTTCAACTGCGATTGCCGATAATTCTCCTGAAAGTTTAACAATCAGTCCCGATAGTTCAAAAGTCGTCACTGTGAACATGCGCGGGACTGCCTTTCCCACGAATTCATTTCGATTTACACGTCAAGCGACACTCAGTTTGATGACGCTTGATCCCACCTCTGGTCAGTTAACGAAAATTAATGATTATCCGTTTGAAGGTATCTTGCCAGAGAGCGCAGCATTTGATGCTAGTGGTAATTTCCTAGTTGTGGCAGTGTATGACTATTTCACCCCAAAACCCGAAGGTGGAATCGAGTTTTGGCAAGTCCTTGAAAAGCCAAAACCTAAGCTACAACGTACAGGGTATGTTGTCGATGTCGGTCGCGGTGTCCATCAAGTGTTAGTCGCTCGATCTTAA
- a CDS encoding aldehyde dehydrogenase family protein gives MSTLVQQAVGIPVSDQVSRLLTQPLKLLIGGKWVESASGQTFPVYNPATGQVIAHAASGESEDINRAVQAAREAFENGPWSKLTVSQRGRLIWKLADLIEANLEEFAELESLDNGKPISVARVADVPGAVDLFRYMAGWATKIEGNTIPISAGTQYFAYTVREPVGVVGQIIPWNFPLLMAAWKLGPALATGCTIVLKPAEQTPISAIRLGELICEAGFPDGVVNIVTGYGETAGAPLAAHPDVDKVAFTGSTEVGRLIVQAAAGNLKKVSLELGGKSPNVVFKDADIEMAIKGAANSIFFNHGQCCNAGSRLYIQQDIFDQVVEGVAAEAKKIKIGPGLDPSTQMGPLISDEQLDRVYGYMQSGFAEGAKAVTGGQLIGNQGYFVEPTVLVDTKQTMKVVQEEIFGPVVTAMPFKDVDELVPVANDSAYGLAAGIWTNDISKAHRLASKLRAGTVWINCYHIFDAALPFGGYKQSGWGRDMGHNALELYTEVKSVCVKL, from the coding sequence ATGTCAACTTTAGTTCAACAAGCAGTTGGAATTCCTGTCAGCGACCAAGTGTCAAGGCTTTTAACTCAGCCATTGAAACTACTGATTGGGGGAAAATGGGTTGAGTCTGCGAGTGGTCAAACCTTTCCTGTATATAATCCGGCTACAGGTCAAGTCATCGCCCATGCGGCTTCGGGTGAGAGCGAAGATATTAATCGAGCAGTACAAGCTGCACGTGAAGCCTTTGAAAATGGTCCTTGGTCAAAACTCACTGTTTCACAACGCGGACGACTCATTTGGAAATTAGCCGACTTAATAGAAGCAAACCTGGAAGAATTTGCCGAATTAGAATCCTTGGATAATGGCAAACCAATCAGTGTTGCTCGTGTTGCTGATGTGCCAGGTGCGGTTGACTTGTTTCGGTATATGGCAGGATGGGCGACAAAAATTGAAGGAAATACGATTCCTATCTCTGCTGGCACTCAATATTTTGCCTACACAGTGCGCGAACCTGTTGGAGTTGTCGGACAAATTATCCCCTGGAATTTCCCTTTGCTAATGGCTGCATGGAAATTAGGTCCGGCTTTAGCTACTGGCTGCACAATCGTTTTGAAACCAGCCGAACAAACCCCCATCTCAGCTATTCGCTTGGGCGAATTAATCTGTGAAGCTGGATTTCCTGATGGTGTGGTCAATATTGTGACTGGTTATGGTGAAACTGCAGGTGCTCCCCTAGCCGCACATCCCGATGTTGATAAAGTTGCTTTTACTGGCTCAACTGAAGTGGGTAGATTAATTGTCCAAGCTGCTGCTGGTAACCTCAAAAAGGTTTCTTTAGAACTAGGCGGTAAATCACCCAACGTCGTGTTCAAAGATGCTGATATAGAGATGGCGATTAAGGGCGCAGCCAATTCCATCTTCTTCAATCATGGTCAATGTTGTAATGCTGGTTCAAGACTTTATATTCAACAAGATATTTTTGACCAAGTGGTGGAAGGTGTTGCAGCCGAAGCTAAGAAAATTAAAATTGGACCAGGACTTGACCCCAGCACACAAATGGGACCACTGATTTCTGATGAGCAACTTGACCGAGTTTATGGCTATATGCAGTCAGGTTTTGCTGAAGGTGCAAAAGCTGTTACGGGTGGACAGCTCATTGGCAATCAGGGCTATTTTGTGGAGCCAACAGTGCTGGTTGATACTAAGCAAACAATGAAGGTGGTACAAGAGGAGATATTTGGTCCAGTCGTAACGGCGATGCCTTTTAAAGACGTGGATGAACTTGTTCCAGTAGCCAATGATAGCGCTTATGGTTTAGCAGCAGGAATCTGGACTAACGATATATCGAAAGCTCATCGTTTAGCGTCTAAATTGCGTGCTGGTACAGTTTGGATTAACTGCTATCACATCTTTGACGCTGCTTTACCCTTTGGCGGCTACAAGCAGTCAGGATGGGGTCGAGATATGGGACACAATGCGCTAGAACTTTACACTGAGGTCAAATCTGTTTGTGTGAAGCTTTAA